From a single Bacillus sp. NEB1478 genomic region:
- a CDS encoding GNAT family N-acetyltransferase, whose protein sequence is MIRLANYEDTKELARLCAELDYEASKEQVETRMGWILQDSDHAIFVFEKEESGLAGWAHVFGKHLIESVYAEIGGLVVDQNCRRQKIGEKLMRKCEDWTKERGYTELRLRSGGHRKEAHDFYKQIGYENIKSQQVFSLKLSK, encoded by the coding sequence TTGATTAGACTTGCAAATTATGAGGATACGAAAGAACTCGCCAGACTCTGTGCGGAGTTGGACTATGAAGCTTCTAAAGAACAAGTAGAGACTAGAATGGGTTGGATTCTCCAGGATAGCGATCATGCTATTTTTGTTTTTGAAAAAGAGGAATCTGGTCTTGCTGGGTGGGCGCACGTTTTTGGAAAACATTTAATAGAATCTGTGTATGCCGAGATTGGCGGATTAGTAGTCGACCAAAACTGCAGAAGGCAGAAAATTGGCGAGAAGCTGATGAGAAAATGCGAAGACTGGACGAAAGAAAGGGGCTATACAGAATTAAGGTTACGCTCAGGCGGACACCGGAAAGAAGCCCATGATTTTTATAAACAGATTGGCTATGAAAATATTAAATCACAGCAAGTTTTTAGTTTGAAACTGAGTAAGTAG
- a CDS encoding DUF2809 domain-containing protein, with amino-acid sequence MNTKKESTNQFYLKMRVFYLIATAITIPLGLASRKYSDWLLAFFAQNAGDMLWAMMVYFGFRFLFVRMRLSAAIWLSFLFSFGIEFSQLYQENWINQIRHTLLGSLILGQGFLLIDLVRYATGIAIASLLAYRLLFKLNDTYLF; translated from the coding sequence TTGAATACGAAGAAAGAATCTACTAACCAGTTTTATCTTAAAATGAGAGTATTTTATTTGATAGCAACAGCGATTACCATACCATTAGGACTTGCCTCCAGAAAATACAGCGATTGGCTGCTGGCATTTTTTGCGCAGAATGCCGGGGATATGCTGTGGGCCATGATGGTTTATTTCGGGTTCCGTTTTTTATTCGTACGCATGAGGTTATCTGCAGCCATTTGGCTTAGTTTCCTATTCAGCTTCGGTATAGAATTCAGCCAGCTCTATCAAGAAAACTGGATCAATCAGATTCGGCATACTTTGCTAGGCTCATTGATTCTGGGGCAAGGTTTTCTTCTCATAGATTTAGTTCGTTATGCTACTGGAATTGCGATTGCATCTTTATTGGCATATCGTCTATTATTCAAATTAAATGACACTTATCTTTTTTGA
- a CDS encoding zinc-dependent alcohol dehydrogenase, with product MRAVTFQGAKDIQVKNVVDPVIQKKDDIIVRITSTAICGSDLHIYQGALPTKKDYVIGHEPMGIVEDVGPEVTKVKKGDRVVLPFNVSCGHCFYCQHDLESQCDNSNSNPKVDTGGYFGFTERYGNYPGGQAELLRVPYGNFMPFVIPESCELEDEALLFMSDVLPTAYWSIENSGMKEGDTVAVLGCGPVGLMAQKFAWMKGAKRVIAIDNIPYRLNLAKTKNQSEIFNFDEHDNMGAHIKEITSGGVDVVVDCVGMDGKKSVVEAIEQKLKLQGGTLSAIEIGLNAVRKFGTIQLTGVYGSMYNMFPLGNIFERNVTLKMGQAPVIHYMPMLFDKIMNGEFDPTEIITHRVPLDKAGEAYKTFNDHENECIKVVLKP from the coding sequence ATGAGAGCAGTTACTTTTCAAGGTGCAAAGGACATTCAAGTAAAGAACGTGGTTGATCCAGTCATTCAGAAAAAGGATGACATCATTGTTCGGATTACTTCTACAGCGATTTGCGGCTCAGATCTTCATATTTATCAAGGGGCTCTTCCTACAAAGAAAGATTATGTGATCGGGCATGAACCAATGGGCATTGTAGAAGATGTAGGACCAGAAGTCACAAAGGTTAAAAAAGGTGATAGAGTGGTCCTGCCTTTCAACGTTTCGTGCGGGCATTGTTTTTATTGTCAGCATGATCTTGAGAGCCAATGTGATAATTCTAACTCAAACCCAAAGGTGGATACAGGAGGGTATTTTGGTTTTACAGAACGCTATGGAAATTATCCAGGCGGCCAAGCTGAGCTGCTGCGTGTCCCTTATGGAAACTTTATGCCGTTTGTAATCCCTGAATCATGTGAACTAGAGGATGAAGCACTGCTCTTCATGTCAGATGTACTTCCGACCGCTTATTGGAGTATTGAAAACTCAGGAATGAAAGAAGGGGATACGGTCGCAGTGTTAGGCTGTGGTCCTGTAGGTTTGATGGCTCAAAAATTTGCCTGGATGAAAGGGGCAAAGAGAGTTATCGCCATTGACAACATTCCTTATCGATTGAACCTTGCTAAAACAAAGAATCAATCAGAGATCTTTAATTTTGATGAACACGATAATATGGGTGCTCACATAAAAGAAATTACGAGCGGAGGCGTAGATGTTGTTGTCGATTGTGTTGGAATGGACGGTAAGAAATCGGTGGTCGAGGCAATCGAACAAAAACTGAAGCTGCAGGGCGGTACTCTCAGTGCCATCGAAATTGGTCTGAACGCCGTTCGGAAATTTGGGACCATACAACTGACGGGTGTATATGGTTCCATGTACAACATGTTTCCGCTAGGTAATATATTCGAAAGAAATGTTACATTGAAGATGGGACAGGCACCTGTTATCCATTACATGCCGATGCTGTTTGATAAAATCATGAACGGTGAGTTCGATCCTACTGAGATCATTACGCATAGAGTTCCGCTGGATAAAGCAGGAGAAGCTTACAAGACGTTCAATGACCATGAAAATGAATGTATTAAAGTCGTTTTGAAACCATAA
- a CDS encoding EAL domain-containing protein, with the protein MEAVTHTYYIPLVVLSIIIAVIASFAALELGVQIKKAKSSARHIWLITGAIALGLGIWAMHFIAMLAMHLSIPVTYNLTMVIVSILPAVISSGLAFYIISRSKMGTRQVLLGGFLIASGIVCMHFTGMTAMKMGAIIEYSPFLWILSGIIAFIASIVALYLLFFVSENSSDKKMWWRKTGSALIMGMAIAGMHYVGMSAVSFKPHHHSNLAGAQIDSTFLAYVIGAGTLIILGLVFISTFIDKRFRYQSLFSERKFRSVIESANDAIILADSKGTIISWNYGAQQIFGFQDKEAIGRNLQIIIPDKYKMAHQKGMERFLSEGKPKVMGQTVELEGLKKDGLEFPIELSLAAWKENDDVYFSSIIRDITERKRNEKKIHQMVYRDPLTGLPNRLLLNDRLSQALEQADENKHTIGILFIDLDRFKFINDTLGHSAGDQLLIEIAKRIEDSVGKSDTVCRQGGDEFIVLIPHSTSDEITKKAQRIIEIFSQSVMLNEQELFVTPSIGVAVYPSDGKDIDTLIKNADTAMYRVKEQGKNNFQFYTPEMNELVSKRMKLEIGLRKALEQNEFKIVYQPQVDVVTGELVGVEALIRWHHPEWGNISPVEFIPIAEETGLILQIGEWVLHGACLQNKTWQNAGYPPIKMSVNISSRQFQQSDLVKMVSGILEKTELHPNYLELELTESIIQDSKYAVSKMEQLKSMGIHLSIDDFGTGYSSLSYLKTFPINTLKIDQSFTRNIYTDAKDASLVETIINMAHNLNLKVIAEGVETKEQLQFLKQRQCNEAQGYFFSQPVSAQEVSSMFEQQVESDRTMSTMN; encoded by the coding sequence ATGGAGGCAGTCACTCATACATATTATATACCTCTTGTTGTGCTTTCAATTATTATTGCAGTAATAGCTTCATTTGCTGCTTTAGAGTTAGGTGTTCAAATAAAAAAGGCAAAGTCTTCTGCGCGTCACATTTGGTTAATAACAGGAGCTATTGCCTTAGGGCTGGGCATATGGGCTATGCATTTTATAGCGATGCTTGCCATGCATCTTTCCATTCCGGTTACCTATAATTTAACGATGGTCATAGTATCAATTCTTCCAGCCGTTATTTCCTCAGGTCTTGCTTTTTATATCATCAGCAGAAGTAAAATGGGAACTCGGCAAGTTTTGCTGGGAGGATTTTTGATAGCATCAGGAATCGTGTGTATGCATTTTACAGGAATGACAGCTATGAAAATGGGAGCGATTATTGAGTACAGTCCTTTTTTATGGATTCTCTCTGGGATCATTGCCTTTATCGCTTCAATTGTCGCGTTATATTTGTTGTTCTTTGTAAGTGAAAACAGCAGCGATAAGAAAATGTGGTGGAGGAAAACAGGCAGTGCCCTCATTATGGGGATGGCGATTGCTGGCATGCATTATGTGGGGATGTCAGCTGTTAGCTTTAAACCTCATCATCATTCAAACTTAGCAGGAGCACAGATCGATAGTACATTTTTAGCCTATGTAATCGGAGCAGGCACACTCATCATTCTAGGTTTAGTTTTTATTAGTACTTTTATAGATAAACGATTTCGGTATCAATCGTTATTTTCAGAAAGAAAATTCCGTTCAGTTATAGAGTCCGCTAATGATGCCATTATTCTAGCTGATAGTAAAGGAACGATTATATCATGGAACTATGGAGCCCAGCAGATCTTTGGGTTTCAAGATAAAGAAGCAATAGGAAGAAATCTTCAAATCATTATACCTGATAAATATAAAATGGCTCACCAAAAGGGAATGGAACGTTTCCTTTCTGAAGGTAAACCAAAGGTAATGGGGCAAACCGTTGAACTGGAAGGGTTAAAAAAAGACGGTCTCGAATTTCCAATCGAACTTTCTCTGGCGGCGTGGAAGGAAAATGACGATGTCTATTTTAGCAGTATCATCCGAGATATTACCGAACGAAAAAGAAATGAGAAAAAAATTCATCAGATGGTTTATCGTGATCCATTAACCGGACTTCCTAATCGTCTGTTATTAAACGACCGTCTTTCCCAAGCATTAGAGCAAGCGGATGAAAATAAGCATACGATCGGTATCCTATTTATTGACCTGGATCGCTTCAAATTTATCAATGATACATTAGGACACTCGGCTGGTGATCAATTGTTAATAGAGATTGCCAAAAGAATTGAAGACAGTGTAGGGAAATCAGATACGGTATGCAGGCAAGGCGGGGATGAATTTATCGTATTGATCCCTCATTCAACCTCTGATGAAATCACGAAAAAAGCTCAGAGAATAATCGAGATTTTTAGTCAATCCGTTATGCTCAATGAACAAGAGTTATTTGTCACACCTTCGATTGGGGTAGCCGTGTATCCATCAGACGGCAAAGATATCGATACATTGATAAAAAATGCGGATACCGCAATGTACCGCGTAAAAGAACAAGGTAAAAATAATTTTCAATTTTACACGCCAGAAATGAATGAATTAGTATCAAAAAGAATGAAGCTCGAGATCGGGCTTCGGAAAGCACTGGAACAAAACGAGTTTAAGATTGTTTATCAGCCGCAGGTAGATGTAGTCACAGGGGAGCTAGTTGGGGTAGAGGCACTTATTCGCTGGCACCATCCTGAATGGGGGAATATCTCTCCGGTTGAATTCATCCCAATCGCAGAAGAAACAGGTTTAATTTTACAAATAGGAGAATGGGTTCTTCACGGAGCTTGTCTTCAAAATAAAACATGGCAAAATGCAGGATATCCCCCTATAAAAATGTCAGTTAATATTTCATCAAGGCAATTTCAACAGAGCGATTTAGTTAAAATGGTCAGTGGCATTCTGGAAAAAACGGAACTTCATCCTAACTATCTTGAGCTGGAGTTAACGGAAAGCATCATCCAAGATTCAAAATATGCGGTATCTAAAATGGAGCAATTAAAAAGCATGGGGATTCATTTGTCCATTGATGACTTTGGAACAGGATACTCTTCATTAAGCTATCTAAAGACCTTTCCAATCAATACTTTGAAAATTGACCAGAGCTTCACAAGAAATATCTATACGGATGCAAAAGATGCTTCGCTCGTGGAGACGATTATTAACATGGCTCATAACCTGAACTTAAAAGTAATAGCTGAAGGAGTCGAAACAAAAGAGCAGCTCCAATTTCTAAAGCAAAGACAATGCAATGAAGCTCAAGGATACTTTTTCAGCCAGCCGGTATCTGCTCAAGAAGTTTCATCCATGTTTGAACAACAAGTGGAATCGGACAGGACCATGTCCACAATGAATTAG
- a CDS encoding metalloregulator ArsR/SmtB family transcription factor: MDHVFKALADVSRRKLLDELYKENGQTLRALSEHLDMSRQAVTKHLTLLEKANLVVVERHGREKFHYLNPVPINEIYHRWIHKFESHHVQALYKLKSNLEEDNQNE, from the coding sequence ATGGATCATGTGTTCAAAGCTCTTGCCGATGTCAGCCGCAGAAAATTGCTTGATGAACTTTACAAGGAAAATGGACAAACACTGCGTGCTCTAAGCGAGCATCTTGATATGTCACGGCAAGCCGTTACGAAACATCTTACCTTATTAGAAAAAGCAAACTTAGTTGTTGTTGAAAGGCATGGGCGAGAAAAATTCCATTACCTGAACCCGGTTCCCATCAATGAGATTTATCATCGCTGGATTCACAAATTTGAAAGTCATCATGTGCAAGCATTATATAAACTGAAAAGTAATCTTGAGGAGGATAATCAAAATGAATAA
- a CDS encoding SRPBCC family protein: protein MNKPKFVYVTYIATTPEKLWEALTNGDFTEQYFFGSRVESEWSEGSTITYSRNGEVTDYGNILTFEPYSKLSFTWTYKGDKTSRESETVVTFQLQQMNETVKLTLKHEHLLETDIVDKEDTFEGFNNGWPAVMSNLKTFLETGKVLPPVIV, encoded by the coding sequence ATGAATAAACCGAAATTTGTGTATGTTACTTACATTGCAACAACACCTGAAAAACTCTGGGAAGCACTGACAAATGGGGATTTTACAGAACAATATTTTTTCGGGAGCCGTGTAGAATCGGAATGGAGTGAAGGTTCAACGATTACTTATTCCCGTAATGGTGAAGTGACCGATTATGGCAACATTCTTACTTTTGAACCTTACAGCAAACTTTCATTTACATGGACCTACAAAGGCGACAAGACTTCACGTGAAAGTGAGACAGTAGTTACGTTCCAGCTGCAGCAAATGAATGAGACAGTAAAGCTGACACTTAAGCATGAACACTTGTTAGAAACAGATATCGTTGACAAAGAAGATACCTTTGAAGGATTTAATAACGGCTGGCCGGCAGTTATGAGCAACCTTAAGACTTTTTTAGAAACAGGTAAGGTACTGCCGCCTGTTATTGTGTAA
- a CDS encoding Gfo/Idh/MocA family oxidoreductase yields MKIGIIGLGAIGQRLLKMFNEHPEVEIVAICDANESVLQATKEQLPNAEAYTDYQNLIASDEVELVYIAVPPKYHHQIALDTAKKGKHILCEKPLANSLEEADEMREAVHGKNLINAMNFPIFYRSEFHHIDTLIKEKYIGELLRVEVKVHFHEWPRPWQQNPWIAGREQGGFVREVVPHYLQMVQRFFGPITSVDTFMEYPEDPALCETSVIARLQLANGVPVLLDGLSQTAEKEEVLLKIYGTEGTIALRNWTVLEMAGKGEDLSAVEADTTEEPLNLVDELIKALNGEDAKLIDFEEGYEIQKVLEKILVK; encoded by the coding sequence TTGAAAATAGGAATCATTGGATTAGGCGCGATTGGGCAGCGTCTATTAAAAATGTTTAACGAACATCCTGAAGTGGAAATCGTGGCGATATGTGATGCAAACGAATCAGTATTACAAGCAACGAAAGAACAGCTGCCAAACGCTGAGGCGTATACAGATTACCAAAATCTGATAGCTTCAGATGAAGTAGAGCTTGTGTATATTGCAGTTCCGCCAAAATATCATCATCAGATTGCTCTTGATACTGCAAAGAAAGGCAAACACATCCTTTGTGAAAAACCGCTTGCGAATAGTTTGGAAGAAGCAGATGAGATGAGAGAAGCCGTTCACGGGAAGAATCTTATAAATGCTATGAACTTTCCCATTTTTTATCGATCAGAGTTTCATCATATAGATACGTTAATCAAAGAAAAGTATATTGGGGAACTGCTCAGAGTCGAAGTGAAAGTACATTTTCATGAATGGCCGCGTCCATGGCAGCAAAATCCATGGATTGCTGGACGAGAACAAGGCGGGTTCGTGAGAGAAGTTGTTCCTCATTATTTGCAAATGGTTCAAAGGTTTTTCGGACCGATTACATCTGTAGATACTTTTATGGAGTATCCCGAAGATCCGGCGTTATGTGAAACAAGTGTGATCGCTCGGTTACAACTCGCAAACGGTGTACCGGTCCTTCTCGATGGACTGAGCCAAACGGCTGAGAAAGAAGAAGTACTCCTGAAAATTTACGGAACAGAAGGAACGATAGCACTGAGAAACTGGACGGTTTTAGAAATGGCAGGGAAAGGTGAGGACCTCTCAGCAGTTGAGGCAGACACAACTGAGGAACCACTTAACTTAGTAGATGAATTAATAAAAGCATTAAATGGAGAAGATGCGAAATTAATCGATTTTGAAGAAGGATATGAAATACAAAAAGTTCTAGAAAAAATACTCGTGAAATAA
- a CDS encoding DUF4188 domain-containing protein: MKKIFKGRYMADTDENFVLFIIGMRVNKILSFSKWIPVFKAMGPMIRELYQNPQLGFLHTEFLFNWRGVTLIQYWRSFEQLEAYAHGKTHLKAWKDFNKKIGDDGSVGIYHESYNIVNKGAEAIYSNMPKFGLAKAYSLVPVTKNTNSARERIKS, encoded by the coding sequence ATGAAAAAAATATTTAAAGGAAGATATATGGCAGACACAGATGAAAATTTTGTACTGTTCATCATAGGTATGCGTGTTAATAAAATTTTATCTTTTTCTAAATGGATTCCAGTCTTTAAAGCAATGGGTCCAATGATAAGAGAGTTATATCAAAACCCGCAATTAGGATTTCTTCATACCGAATTCCTATTTAATTGGCGTGGAGTAACACTTATCCAGTATTGGAGAAGTTTCGAACAATTAGAAGCATACGCTCATGGGAAAACCCATCTTAAAGCATGGAAGGATTTTAATAAAAAAATAGGTGACGATGGCAGTGTTGGTATATACCACGAAAGTTATAACATTGTTAATAAAGGGGCAGAAGCAATTTATAGTAACATGCCTAAATTTGGACTGGCTAAAGCTTATTCTTTAGTTCCAGTAACGAAAAATACGAACTCTGCTAGAGAAAGAATAAAGAGCTAA
- a CDS encoding GNAT family N-acetyltransferase has product MLIKKDDLTGMEIAGLINEHLYSMTLHSPPESIHALDLDSLRKPDITFWSVWESGELMGCGALKELDRQHGEIKSMRTSSSHLRKGVARNMLQYIIDEAKTRGYKRLSLETGSQKAFEPARRLYASFGFQNCQPFADYKEDPNSFFMTREL; this is encoded by the coding sequence ATGCTAATAAAAAAAGACGATTTAACCGGAATGGAGATTGCTGGTTTGATTAACGAGCACCTTTATAGCATGACGCTTCATTCACCACCTGAAAGCATACATGCATTGGATCTTGATTCATTGCGGAAACCGGACATTACATTTTGGAGTGTATGGGAAAGTGGAGAATTGATGGGTTGCGGGGCTCTTAAAGAACTGGACAGACAGCATGGCGAGATCAAATCCATGCGGACCTCATCATCGCATCTTAGAAAAGGTGTAGCGAGAAATATGCTGCAATACATAATAGATGAAGCCAAAACACGCGGGTATAAAAGATTAAGTTTAGAAACTGGATCACAGAAAGCCTTTGAACCTGCAAGAAGACTATATGCTAGTTTCGGATTTCAAAATTGCCAACCGTTTGCAGATTATAAAGAAGACCCTAATAGCTTTTTTATGACAAGAGAATTATAA
- a CDS encoding tetratricopeptide repeat protein, which yields MNEKLVNTSETTNLRTRLDKAIEMREEGRAKQDETILNEARTLLLELAAAYPEHAEVNYQTGIAHDNMGLGKEAIPYYVKAIDLGLSGPDLQRCLLGLGSTYRVLGLYQESLETLLRGVTEFPEHRGLQVFYSMALYNTGNYKEAMEIALMNLMETTNDEKLQYFKRGITYYAQNLDETW from the coding sequence ATGAATGAAAAATTAGTAAATACTTCTGAAACAACAAATTTGCGTACACGTTTGGATAAGGCAATTGAGATGCGTGAAGAAGGTCGTGCAAAGCAGGATGAGACGATTTTGAACGAAGCACGTACACTTCTTTTAGAACTGGCTGCCGCATATCCCGAGCACGCTGAAGTAAACTACCAGACTGGAATTGCCCATGACAATATGGGACTTGGAAAAGAAGCAATTCCTTATTATGTAAAAGCTATTGATCTGGGACTTTCAGGACCAGATTTGCAAAGATGTTTACTCGGTCTTGGCAGTACGTATCGTGTTTTAGGACTCTATCAAGAATCCTTAGAAACACTGCTTCGAGGCGTGACAGAATTTCCTGAACATCGGGGTCTGCAGGTTTTCTATTCTATGGCTTTGTACAATACAGGAAACTATAAAGAAGCTATGGAAATTGCATTAATGAATTTAATGGAAACAACGAACGACGAAAAACTTCAATACTTTAAACGCGGGATTACTTATTACGCCCAGAACCTTGATGAAACTTGGTAA
- a CDS encoding Gfo/Idh/MocA family oxidoreductase yields the protein MNVALISKWHVHAVDYAREAQENESISIKQVWDEDSLRGKQWAQELGVPFEADLEAVLSNPEIDGIIITTPTNLHKEVIIAAANHGKHIFTEKVLAFSVEDCEEIFSAVEKNNVHLMLSLPRLTESFYLYAQNVVDQGLLGDITNVRCRVAHNGAVPSDENGKGWLPDHFFDKEACGGGALIDLGAHPIYLTNRLGGKVKSVSGKLSRFHNREVDDNAVVMVEYESGAIGLIETGFLSFGSPQQLELYGTEGTLLIEDKVARIKSKHLGTGEWVTPEFPEPKSSAIQQWVDSVENGKQPFITKEDMYNLTVINEAAALSNEEGRHVLISEITKFPIV from the coding sequence ATGAATGTAGCATTAATAAGCAAGTGGCATGTACATGCAGTTGATTATGCAAGAGAAGCACAAGAAAATGAATCGATCTCCATCAAACAAGTTTGGGACGAGGATTCCTTACGCGGTAAACAGTGGGCTCAAGAATTAGGTGTTCCGTTTGAAGCAGATTTGGAAGCAGTTTTATCGAATCCCGAAATTGATGGAATCATTATCACAACTCCTACTAACCTACATAAAGAAGTCATCATCGCTGCGGCCAATCATGGAAAACACATCTTCACTGAAAAAGTTTTAGCATTCTCTGTAGAGGATTGTGAAGAAATCTTCTCAGCGGTTGAAAAAAACAATGTTCATCTTATGCTGTCACTTCCAAGGCTGACAGAGAGCTTCTATCTCTATGCACAAAATGTTGTCGATCAAGGTTTGCTTGGAGACATCACAAATGTGAGATGCCGAGTGGCTCATAATGGAGCAGTGCCGTCAGATGAGAACGGTAAAGGATGGCTCCCGGATCACTTTTTTGATAAGGAAGCTTGTGGAGGGGGAGCGCTGATTGACCTTGGTGCACATCCGATCTACTTAACGAATCGCTTAGGCGGAAAAGTGAAGAGTGTCAGCGGAAAATTAAGCCGTTTCCACAACCGTGAAGTCGATGATAATGCGGTTGTTATGGTTGAATACGAATCTGGAGCAATCGGACTCATTGAGACAGGATTCCTTTCATTTGGAAGTCCGCAGCAGCTGGAGCTTTATGGTACAGAAGGAACACTTTTAATCGAGGATAAAGTAGCACGAATTAAAAGCAAACACCTTGGTACAGGCGAGTGGGTTACGCCGGAATTTCCAGAACCAAAGTCTTCGGCAATACAGCAATGGGTGGATTCTGTTGAAAATGGAAAACAGCCATTCATCACAAAAGAAGATATGTATAATTTAACCGTAATTAACGAAGCAGCGGCTTTATCGAACGAAGAAGGCCGTCATGTGCTAATTTCAGAGATTACCAAGTTCCCAATCGTATAA
- a CDS encoding aminopeptidase P family protein: MKDYFYAQNRSRLKEVLPNESVTILFAGEAPFKTADERHKFVPNRNFYYLTGINEANVTLVIKKTGNEVKETLYIEKADPVMEKWVGKTVSQEEAKAISGVETVVFHENFEKMLTQTFFNENMKHVCLDLERREWSGTHTKTLQFAKHLREHYPHVTISNVYPEICELRVVKTAVEIQKIKEAINITKEGIYNVLKHAKAGMMEYQLEAHFDFVLKSSGVKDFAFGTILASGKNATVLHYEDNDAQINQGDLILLDLGAQKDYYNADISFTFPVDGKFSPRQKEIYNIVLKALKETTKLVKPGSKYAELDKHARKVLSEELKNIGLIQDDSELSKYYYHSVGHFLGLDTHDVGSYKDRVLEPGMVLTIEPGLYIEEESIGIRLEDDILVTEDGHENLSKDIIRSVEEIEEYMAMNKLLV, from the coding sequence ATGAAAGATTACTTTTATGCTCAAAATCGCAGCCGTTTAAAGGAAGTGCTGCCGAATGAATCTGTGACGATTCTTTTTGCGGGGGAAGCACCTTTTAAGACTGCAGACGAACGCCACAAATTTGTCCCGAACCGTAACTTTTACTACCTCACAGGAATCAACGAAGCAAACGTTACCTTAGTAATCAAGAAGACAGGTAATGAAGTAAAAGAAACGTTGTATATCGAAAAAGCAGATCCTGTCATGGAGAAGTGGGTTGGCAAAACCGTTTCACAAGAAGAGGCAAAAGCGATCTCAGGAGTCGAAACGGTAGTGTTTCATGAGAACTTTGAAAAGATGTTAACTCAAACATTTTTTAATGAAAATATGAAACATGTATGCTTGGATCTAGAACGCCGTGAATGGTCTGGAACCCATACAAAAACGCTGCAGTTTGCCAAGCATCTGCGCGAACATTATCCACACGTAACAATCAGCAACGTGTATCCTGAAATTTGTGAACTGCGTGTTGTGAAAACAGCTGTTGAGATCCAAAAGATAAAAGAAGCGATTAACATCACAAAAGAGGGCATATACAACGTACTGAAACATGCAAAAGCAGGTATGATGGAATACCAGCTGGAAGCACATTTTGACTTTGTTCTGAAATCTTCTGGCGTGAAGGATTTTGCTTTCGGAACGATTTTAGCAAGCGGCAAGAACGCGACGGTTCTTCATTATGAAGATAACGATGCCCAGATCAATCAAGGGGATCTGATTCTGTTAGATCTTGGTGCACAGAAGGATTACTACAATGCGGATATTAGCTTTACATTCCCAGTCGACGGAAAGTTCTCGCCGCGTCAAAAAGAGATTTACAACATTGTGCTTAAAGCGTTAAAAGAAACGACGAAGCTTGTTAAGCCGGGCTCGAAGTATGCAGAATTAGATAAGCATGCTCGTAAAGTTTTATCTGAAGAACTAAAGAATATTGGACTCATTCAAGACGATTCCGAACTTTCGAAATACTATTACCATAGTGTAGGGCATTTCCTTGGTTTGGACACTCATGATGTCGGATCATACAAAGATCGTGTGCTTGAGCCAGGTATGGTTCTTACAATCGAGCCAGGCTTGTACATTGAAGAGGAGTCGATTGGAATTCGTCTCGAGGATGATATTCTTGTAACAGAAGACGGTCACGAGAATCTTTCAAAAGACATCATCAGAAGTGTAGAAGAAATCGAAGAATATATGGCAATGAACAAGCTGCTTGTTTAA
- a CDS encoding DinB family protein, whose translation MKNDIAFINDVREKLWETVEGFSDEQLNEKVKEDKWSIMQVLDHLYLIEMSITKAINKILKNGEAVSIQLKPIQNTVDRSIKIEAPPYVVPTENFLTLNTVKEKLKSSRESLLQLVNQTSKEILQEKGFPHPVFGLMSLDQWIPFIGYHEKRHLEQIEELIALKKQPGEIV comes from the coding sequence ATGAAGAATGATATCGCTTTCATTAACGATGTACGGGAGAAACTTTGGGAAACTGTAGAAGGTTTCTCAGATGAACAGTTAAATGAAAAGGTGAAAGAAGATAAATGGTCTATTATGCAAGTGTTAGATCATTTGTACTTAATAGAAATGAGCATTACGAAAGCGATAAACAAAATCCTGAAGAACGGTGAAGCTGTATCAATCCAACTAAAACCTATTCAAAACACGGTAGACCGTTCAATAAAAATAGAAGCTCCGCCTTATGTTGTGCCTACTGAAAATTTTTTAACGTTAAACACAGTCAAAGAGAAGTTAAAGAGTTCACGAGAGTCGCTGTTACAGCTAGTAAACCAAACATCCAAAGAAATCCTGCAGGAAAAAGGATTCCCACATCCCGTCTTCGGCTTAATGAGCCTGGATCAATGGATACCCTTTATCGGCTACCATGAAAAAAGACACCTTGAACAAATAGAAGAATTAATTGCTTTAAAAAAGCAACCAGGTGAAATCGTTTAA